The Benincasa hispida cultivar B227 chromosome 9, ASM972705v1, whole genome shotgun sequence genome has a segment encoding these proteins:
- the LOC120085690 gene encoding auxilin-like protein 1, whose product MEYRASSTIYKKFSNARSFNDKSAYDGVFATPSKHGAPVFSARVEDYREIFGGSRVSSIPILDVPALSDKKFPVDVRTSKVEYSKIFGGFDELNFAIPYEELLAEANKTNSFSQKTRISAGRGSTAAESSSQYEKGSNFSTREASSQPLDRMEKFSVSYQKINQGNKSYATETAHVALPHAIPGFSCLIDEHSPVQLSGTGMPTSEKLNSIRPESIGSTEVADRPELPISGDSEQAFKSSNPTNSQTRTGWFRSDSADKLFNGYEVDQGVQNPDTPPKYNFLPKFGISEGFSGRKTGLKSEAFGHSEDPCDGSSPPYFGEDVEVNPVAAASVAALRKAIDAAQESIKFAKESMERRKTAGLQKHKKKRSSRSLNSEERREVKASNNSGTCQEKVAGGTCGKVDTLAQAVAEIRGQNSCTECPITQSAVRENLNASGTNYMEFKMTEVDCREEEGEELDVKEQFYEPRSFGEDEPEEMEPVKEDNGDGYEWQGNNELKKTFENPGEYGDSLVGVKEARPEESGINLSVVKDILMSKLKSVLGVVEQEKDKMNYGQNQDQLETNMKAEASMEHEKCVELLEEHKVTKEHEEFVIREMEEKNDMETQVNAHQLGVEEVRHICQQEEKEMKTNTVQIENNVKKMLDKSNKEERNINRIDDFHDGKDAHDMKETDELKLSNLQENKQDDEMIEGLSFHLYNHEIGQDVLRRINIGECSVQESIVKATLDNLNTESKIELQDGYCKQGEFDKLSEDQKASDFVESMEGVEVITDQLVYQDTDNSTDIAKISFGVVSNESGTITEGDLEDRLPFELSSMAKDMLKCREFRIKMEESYTSPIFIENGIDFGAIDMKLEQKQHDTPANKSSIFCSLGNAEDLAPEFRGMERNIKEIEFSTNKENDDDNSNEEETFRTVNNIEAGNGPSTSEDDKKISEEVMEETVTSIITEASMENYQATIKVEESETDYVLKKEMQLESDENNNRVGSQSGTIEIDSEIIHMIKTSQSSRESEESYHVTEDEMEASDSSDEEMEYAAHLEHLEKVNSPGSSGRKENLADIQQEVSTSQTVTDNEDHQTPTLGEIECNADLRRREAEVESKFNSETAAHDLSQAKEVVEELVENLMNQSILETENHQATHLMEEEKVFHEKFEKEAEVIKERQKKIDEAKEKERERERLAVERAIREARERAFVEARERAAAGRASADTRRRVMPEARERSGKVSIEANHKPSVEKVSKEAKLKAQRAAVEMATSEARERALEKAMSEKAISEARNLADKIVAEKLHGATGESKIKKSFSFSDSQPKGPCSSNNFRHANSFNLGGPDSSEREVGSSGESAQRCKARLERHQRTVERVAKALAEKNIRDILAQKEQEERNRLAESLDAEVKRWSSGKEGNLRALLSTLQYILGPDSGWQAVPLTDIITAAAVKKAYRRATLSVHPDKLQQRGATIQQKYICEKVFDLLKAAWNRFNVEER is encoded by the exons ATGGAGTATCGAGCATCGTCGACTATCTACAAGAAATTTTCAAATGCTCGCAGTTTCAACGATAAATCGGCGTACGATGGCGTCTTTGCTACTCCGTCGAAGCACGGAGCTCCGGTTTTCTCTGCTCGAGTTGAGGACTACAGAGAGATTTTTGGCGGTTCGCGAGTTTCCTCGATTCCGATTCTCGATGTTCCGGCACTGAGCGATAAGAAGTTTCCGGTTGATGTTCGTACTTCGAAGGTTGAATATTCGAAGATTTTTGGTGGCTTTGATGAGTTAAATTTCGCCATACCTTATGAGGAGCTTCTGGCGGAGGCAAACAAAACAAATTCGTTCTCTCAGAAAACTCG GATCTCAGCTGGAAGAGGATCCACGGCAGCTGAAAGTTCTTCTCAGTATGAAAAGGGGAGTAACTTTTCCACCCGTGAAGCATCATCTCAACCACTTGATAGAATGGAGAAATTCAGCGTTTCCTATCAAAAGATCAACCAAGGAAACAAAAGTTATGCTACGGAGACAGCTCATGTAGCTCTTCCCCATGCCATTCCAGGTTTTTCATGTTTAATTGACGAACACTCTCCTGTGCAGTTGTCTGGAACTGGTATGCCAACGTCTGAAAAATTGAATAGTATTCGCCCAGAAAGCATTGGGAGTACTGAAGTGGCAGATAGGCCTGAGCTTCCAATTTCTGGTGATAGTGAACAGGCTTTTAAATCAAGTAATCCAACCAATTCTCAAACCAGAACTGGCTGGTTTAGATCAGATTCAGCTGATAAGTTATTCAATGGGTATGAGGTGGATCAAGGGGTACAGAACCCTGACACtccaccaaaatataattttctGCCTAAATTTGGTATAAGTGAGGGATTTTCAGGGAGGAAAACTGGTTTGAAGTCTGAAGCTTTTGGACATTCTGAAGATCCTTGCGATGGTTCTTCACCACCATATTTTGGTGAGGATGTTGAGGTGAATCCAGTTGCTGCTGCCTCGGTTGCAGCTTTGAGAAAAGCAATTGATGCTGCGCAGGAAAGTATTAAATTTGCTAAGGAGTCAATGGAAAGAAGGAAAACTGCCGGACTTcaaaaacataagaaaaaaagGTCTTCTAGGAGCCTAAATTCTGAAGAGAGAAGGGAAGTAAAAGCTTCAAACAATTCAGGCACGTGCCAAGAGAAGGTGGCTGGGGGAACTTGTGGAAAAGTGGATACTTTGGCGCAAGCAGTTGCTGAAATCAGGGGACAGAATTCATGTACAGAATGTCCTATCACTCAAAGTGCAGTAAGGGAAAATTTAAATGCCTCGGGAACAAATTATATGGAATTTAAGATGACAGAAGTTGATTGTCGggaggaagaaggagaagaattAGATGTAAAAGAACAATTTTATGAACCTAGGTCTTTTGGTGAAGACGAGCCAGAAGAAATGGAACCTGTCAAGGAAGACAATGGAGATGGATATGAATGGCAAGGAAACAATGAattaaagaaaacatttgagAATCCGGGAGAGTATGGTGATAGCTTGGTAGGGGTCAAAGAGGCTAGACCCGAGGAAAGTGGCATAAACTTAAGTGTAGTCAAAGATATTCTAATGAGCAAATTAAAGTCAGTTCTAGGTGTCGTTGAGCaggaaaaagataaaatgaactATGGCCAAAATCAAGATCAGCTAGAAACTAACATGAAAGCTGAGGCATCAATGGAACATGAAAAATGTGTGGAATTGCTGGAAGAACATAAAGTAACAAAAGAGCACGAGGAGTTTGTAATCAGGGAGATGGAGGAAAAGAACGATATGGAGACCCAGGTTAACGCTCATCAATTGGGGGTGGAAGAAGTAAGACATATCTGCCAacaagaagaaaaggagatgaAAACAAATACTGTCCAAATTGAAAATAATGTTAAAAAGATGTTAGACAAATCTAACAAAGAGGAAAGAAATATAAATAGGATTGATGACTTCCATGATGGAAAAGATGCTCATGACATGAAAGAAACTGACGAGTTGAAACTAAGCAACCTTCAAGAAAACAAACAGGATGATGAGATGATTGAAGGGCTTTCCTTTCATTTGTATAATCATGAGATTGGACAAGATGTTCTTAGACGAATAAACATTGGTGAATGTTCAGTACAGGAGAGCATTGTAAAAGCAACGTTAGACAATCTGAATACCGAGAGTAAAATTGAATTACAAGATGGTTATTGTAAGCAGGGTGAATTTGACAAGCTCTCTGAAGACCAAAAAGCTAGTGATTTTGTAGAAAGTATGGAAGGAGTGGAAGTGATTACTGACCAACTTGTATATCAGGACACTGATAATTCAACAGATATAGCAAAGATTTCCTTTGGAGTTGTAAGTAATGAATCTGGGACAATTACAGAGGGTGACTTGGAGGACAGATTGCCTTTCGAATTGTCTTCCATGGCCAAGGATATGCTTAAATGTCGAGAATTTAGAATCAAAATGGAAGAGTCATACACAAGCCCTATTTTCATCGAAAATGGGATAGATTTTGGTGCGATTGATATGAAATTGGAGCAGAAACAACATGATACACCTGCGAACAAGTCCTCAATCTTTTGCAGTTTGGGAAATGCAGAAGATTTGGCTCCTGAATTTAGAGGTATGGAGAGGAATATAAAGGAAATTGAATTCtcaacaaacaaagaaaatgatGACGACAATTCAAATGAAGAAGAGACATTCCGGACTGTAAATAATATTGAAGCAGGCAATGGGCCTAGTACATCAGAAGATGACAAGAAAATCAGTGAAGAAGTAATGGAGGAAACTGTCACGAGCATAATTACTGAAGCAAGTATGGAAAACTATCAAGCAACCATCAAAGTAGAAGAAAGTGAAACTGATTATGTATTGAAAAAGGAAATGCAGTTGGAATCTGATGAGAACAATAATAGAGTGGGTAGCCAATCTGGCACGATTGAAATAGACTCGGAAATAATTCATATGATCAAAACAAGTCAAAGTTCAAGAGAAAGTGAGGAGAGTTATCATGTGACAGAGGATGAAATGGAAGCTAGTGATTCCTCTGACGAAGAGATGGAATATGCAGCTCATTTGGAACATTTGGAAAAAGTTAATTCGCCTGGTAGTtctggaagaaaagaaaatttagcTGATATACAACAGGAAGTTAGTACTAGCCAAACGGTTACAGATAATGAGGATCATCAAACCCCAACACTGGGTGAAATTGAATGTAATGCTGACCTACGGAGGAGAGAAGCAGAGGTTGAGTCCAAATTCAACAGTGAGACAGCAGCTCATGATTTGTCTCAAGCTAAAGAGGTAGTAGAGGAGTTAGTTGAGAATTTGATGAATCAAAGTATATTAGAAACTGAGAATCATCAAGCGACCCATTTAATGGAGGAGGAGAAGGTATTCCATGAGAAATTTGAGAAAGAAGCTGAAGTGATAAAGGAACGACAGAAAAAAATTGATGAAGCGAaagaaaaggagagagagagagagagattagcTGTAGAAAGAGCTATTCGTGAGGCTCGTGAAAGGGCATTTGTAGAAGCCCGAGAGAGGGCTGCTGCTGGGAGAGCTTCTGCTGACACTCGTCGAAGAGTAATGCCTGAGGCACGTGAACGCTCAGGGAAGGTTTCCATAGAGGCCAACCATAAGCCTTCTGTCGAGAAGGTTTCAAAAGAAGCCAAATTAAAAGCTCAACGTGCTGCCGTAGAAATGGCTACTTCTGAGGCAAGAGAGCGTGCATTAGAAAAAGCTATGTCTGAGAAGGCTATTTCTGAGGCAAGAAATCTGGCTGACAAGATTGTTGCTGAAAAATTACATGGTGCTACTGGAGAGAGCAAAATAAAGAAGAGTTTTTCATTTAGT GACTCACAGCCAAAAGGCCCATGTTCTTCCAACAATTTCAGGCATGCGAATTCATTTAACCTTGGAG GTCCCGACTCTTCAGAGAGAGAGGTGGGATCTTCTGGGGAATCAGCTCAGAGATGTAAAGCCAGGTTGGAGAGGCATCAACGAACAGTCGAGCGTGTG GCAAAAGCTCTAGCAGAGAAGAATATTCGTGATATACTCGCACAGAAAGAACAGGAAGAGAGAAAT AGACTAGCAGAATCTTTAGATGCTGAAGTTAAACGTTGGTCAAGTGGGAAGGAGGGAAATCTGCGTGCATtgctttcaactcttcaatat ATCCTCGGGCCCGACAGTGGGTGGCAGGCAGTCCCTCTAACAGATATCATCACAGCTGCTGCTGTCAAGAAAGCTTATCGTAGAGCCACTCTTTCCGTTCATCCTGACAAACTGCAACAACGTGGTGCAACCATTCAACAAAAGTACATATGCGAGAAAGTTTTTGATCTTTTGAAG GCTGCATGGAACAGGTTCAACGTGGAGGAACGATAG
- the LOC120086832 gene encoding ornithine carbamoyltransferase, chloroplastic, with amino-acid sequence MAAICSHSTVRSDKNSFSTHFYSSRSLRRSVKFFGEVSGFSVASPPPFPARFPSISCQTSATSPPSVVAKVKAEKKDFLHLSDFDKSTLLKILDRAIEVKAQLKSGDRTFLPFKGKTMAMIFAKPSMRTRVSFETGFFLLGGHAIYLGPDTIQMGKREETRDIARVLSRYNDVIMARVFGHQDILDLAKYSTVPVINGLTDYNHPCQVMADALTMIEHIGKLEGTKVVYVGDGNNMVHSWLLLASVVPLHFVCACPKGFEPDKITVEKARQAGVSKIEITHDPKEAVKGADVVYSDVWASMGQKEEAEYRRQVFQGFQVNEELMNLAGSKAYFMHCLPAERGVEVTDGVIEAPNSIVFPQAENRMHAQNAIMLHVLGL; translated from the exons ATGGCAGCGATTTGCTCTCACTCCACTGTTCGATCGGATAAAAACTCCTTCTCTACTCACTTCTACTCCAGTAGGTCTCTTCGACGATCGGTGAAGTTTTTCGGCGAGGTTTCAGGCTTTTCTGTCGCTTCTCCGCCGCCGTTTCCTGCTCGTTTTCCTTCAATCTCTTGTCAGACTTCTGCAACTTCCCCTCCTTCCGTCGTAGCTAAAG TGAAAGCAGAGAAGAAGGATTTCCTTCACCTCAGTGATTTTGATAAATCCACCCTCTTGAAGATCTTAGACCGTGCAATTGAAGTTAAGGCGCAACTGAAATCTGGTGATAGGACATTTCTCCCATTTAAAGGGAAGACCATGGCTATGATCTTTGCAAAACCATCCATGAGAACCAGAGTTTCCTTTGAGACTGGTTTCTTCTTGCTAGGGGGCCATGCCATATATTTAGGGCCTGACACTATCCAAATGGGAAAAAGAGAGGAAACTAGGGATATTGCTCGTGTTTTGTCTCGCTATAATGATGTTATCATGGCTCGTGTTTTTGGGCATCAG GATATTCTTGATTTAGCTAAATATTCCACCGTGCCTGTAATAAACGGCCTGACGGATTACAACCATCCTTGTCAAGTAATGGCTGATGCACTCACTATGATTGAGCATATTGGCAAGTTAGAAGGAACTAAG GTTGTGTATGTTGGAGATGGAAATAACATGGTGCACTCATGGTTGTTGTTGGCATCAGTTGTACCCCTCCACTTCGTTTGCGCCTGTCCTAAAGGTTTTGAGCCAGATAAGATTACAGTTGAAAAGGCCCGGCAAGCTGGAGTCAGCAAGATTGAGATTACCCATGATCCCAAGGAAGCAGTGAAAGGCGCTGATGTTGTGTACTCAGATGTTTGGGCCAGCATGGGACAAAAAGAGGAGGCTGAATATCGCCGTCAAGTGTTTCAAGGCTTCCAG GTTAACGAAGAGCTGATGAACTTAGCAGGTTCAAAGGCTTATTTCATGCATTGCCTGCCAGCAGAGAGAGGGGTAGAGGTGACAGATGGTGTAATTGAGGCTCCCAACTCCATTGTTTTTCCTCAAGCAGAGAATCGAATGCACGCACAGAATGCTATAATGCTTCATGTTCTTGGCTTATGA